The Falco peregrinus isolate bFalPer1 chromosome 9, bFalPer1.pri, whole genome shotgun sequence genome includes a window with the following:
- the TP53INP2 gene encoding tumor protein p53-inducible nuclear protein 2 isoform X1, translated as MFQRLTSLFFSDSNTPEGLEEPKPFVEEEEEEDGWLIIDLAGSRAHPGAAQRVAAGGTGRLVRSHLAPTGSPPPPAASPAPAGPCLMDESWFVTPPPCFTAEGPGPNGVGSSPMEDLLIEHPSMSVYVTSTLEVDGEGPEDNAAGEVPEPRLERHVPHHSRSLAVKAAILEKVGQARRVQRAKQLAEKHCLSQKALQRQNQARQRPLRRAKQHASTFVHQPCQRHCNY; from the exons ATGTTTCAGCGTCTCACTAGCCTCTTCTTCAGTGACAGCAACACGCCAGAAGGCCTAGAGGAGCCCAAACCCTTTGtcgaggaggaggaggaagaggatggctGGCTCATAATTGATCTTGCAG gcAGCCGTGCCCACCCTGGCGCAGCCCAGCGAGTGGCTGCTGGTGGTACCGGGCGCCTGGTGCGATCCCACCTGGCACCCACTGGTTCACCGCCACCACCGGCCgcttccccagctccagctggtcCCTGCTTGATGGACGAGAGTTGGTTTGTCACCCCTCCCCCCTGTTTTACTGCAGAGGGGCCCGGCCCCAACGGCGTGGGGAGCAGCCCCATGGAGGACCTGCTCATCGAGCACCCCAGCATGTCTGTCTATGTCACCAGCACCCTCGAGGTGGATGGGGAGGGCCCCGAAGATAATGCTGCTGG GGAGGTGCCGGAGCCCCGGCTGGAGCGGCACGTGCCGCACCACAGCCGGTCCCTCGCAGTGAAGGCCGCCATCCTGGAGAAGGTCGGGCAGGCGCGGCGGGTGCAGCGGGCCAAACAGCTGGCAGAGAAGCACTGCCTCAGCCAGAAGGCGCTGCAGCGGCAGAACCAGGCCCGCCAGCGCCCGCTGCGCCGAGCCAAGCAGCACGCCAGCACCTTCGtccaccagccctgccagcgCCACTGCAACTACTGA
- the TP53INP2 gene encoding tumor protein p53-inducible nuclear protein 2 isoform X2, giving the protein MFQRLTSLFFSDSNTPEGLEEPKPFVEEEEEEDGWLIIDLAEGPGPNGVGSSPMEDLLIEHPSMSVYVTSTLEVDGEGPEDNAAGEVPEPRLERHVPHHSRSLAVKAAILEKVGQARRVQRAKQLAEKHCLSQKALQRQNQARQRPLRRAKQHASTFVHQPCQRHCNY; this is encoded by the exons ATGTTTCAGCGTCTCACTAGCCTCTTCTTCAGTGACAGCAACACGCCAGAAGGCCTAGAGGAGCCCAAACCCTTTGtcgaggaggaggaggaagaggatggctGGCTCATAATTGATCTTGCAG AGGGGCCCGGCCCCAACGGCGTGGGGAGCAGCCCCATGGAGGACCTGCTCATCGAGCACCCCAGCATGTCTGTCTATGTCACCAGCACCCTCGAGGTGGATGGGGAGGGCCCCGAAGATAATGCTGCTGG GGAGGTGCCGGAGCCCCGGCTGGAGCGGCACGTGCCGCACCACAGCCGGTCCCTCGCAGTGAAGGCCGCCATCCTGGAGAAGGTCGGGCAGGCGCGGCGGGTGCAGCGGGCCAAACAGCTGGCAGAGAAGCACTGCCTCAGCCAGAAGGCGCTGCAGCGGCAGAACCAGGCCCGCCAGCGCCCGCTGCGCCGAGCCAAGCAGCACGCCAGCACCTTCGtccaccagccctgccagcgCCACTGCAACTACTGA